The Candidatus Acidulodesulfobacterium acidiphilum DNA window GACGTGGACGGAGTTTATACCGCCGACCCCAATATAGTTCCGGATGCCCGGCGATTGGACGTCGTTTATTTCGACGAAATGATTGAAATGTCCAGTCTGGGCGCAAAAGTTCTCCAGATAAGGTCTGTAGAATTTGCCATGAAATACGGCGTCAATCTTTTTGTGAAATCTACCTTTGTCGATGGGAACGGCACTCAAATAAAATTTATAGGAGAAGAAGAAAGTATGGAAGAATTGCAGGTTTCAAGCGTAGCATGCGATAAAGACGAAGCTAAAATTTCTATAAGGGGAATTCCCGACAGGCCGGGTATAGCGGCAAAGATATTTTCCAAAATATCGGCGGCTAATATAGTAGTAGATATGATTATTCAGAATATATCTATCGAAGGACACACGGATTTAACCTTTACGGTATCTAAAAAAGATTTAAAAAAAGCTTTGGAAATTACCGAAGAACTTGCTAAAGAACTTAACGCAAAAGAAGTTTTAAGCGACGATAAGATTGCAAAAGTTTCGGTAATAGGCGTGGGCATGAGAAATCATTACGGAACGGCTTCTACAATGTTCGACGTTCTTGCTAAAGAAAATATAAACATTATGATGATTTCAACGTCCGAAATTAAAATATCATGCGTGATAGACGCAAAATATGCCGAACTTGCCGCCAGAATACTTCACGATGCATTTAATCTCGGCAGGCAGAATTAAAAATATAATAAATTTATAAACATTAAACATTAATAAATGAATAAGGTTTCGGAACAAAAAAAAATAGAAATTTACGATACTACATTAAGGGACGGCACCCAGGGAGAAGGTTTTTCCTTATCTATAGACGATAAATTAATGATAGCCGACATTCTTGACGAACTAGGGATAGATTTTATCGAAGGAGGATTTCCTGCCTCAAATCCTAAAGATAAAAAATTTTTTGAATCTGCTTCTAAAAAGAAATTAAAACATTCTAAATTAGCCGCTTTCGGAAGCACCAGAAAAAAAAACGTC harbors:
- a CDS encoding aspartate kinase translates to MALIVQKFGGTSMGSIERIKQVAGRVIKEKNGGNDVVVVVSAMSGETNRLLDLAVKMGGKQDDMETDLIISSGEQISSGLLSLALRNEGYDAVPMLGHQVRITTDESYGKARISSIDSENIRRMLKSGKIVVIAGFQGIDCNGFITTLGRGGSDTTAVAVAAAVKADRCDIFTDVDGVYTADPNIVPDARRLDVVYFDEMIEMSSLGAKVLQIRSVEFAMKYGVNLFVKSTFVDGNGTQIKFIGEEESMEELQVSSVACDKDEAKISIRGIPDRPGIAAKIFSKISAANIVVDMIIQNISIEGHTDLTFTVSKKDLKKALEITEELAKELNAKEVLSDDKIAKVSVIGVGMRNHYGTASTMFDVLAKENINIMMISTSEIKISCVIDAKYAELAARILHDAFNLGRQN